Proteins encoded by one window of Agelaius phoeniceus isolate bAgePho1 chromosome 3, bAgePho1.hap1, whole genome shotgun sequence:
- the SOCS5 gene encoding suppressor of cytokine signaling 5, producing the protein MDKVGKMWNNFKYRCQNLFSHEGGSQNESIVVNSNNCSSGKEKAIQITDLTQQQPSSPLRENIALQLGLSPSKNSARRNQNCVTEIPQIVEISIEKENDSCVTTGARLARRDSYSRHAPWGGKKKHSCSTKTQSSLDGEKRFGRTRSGLQRRERRYGVSSVHDMDAVSSRTVGSRSLRQRLQDTVGLCFPMRTYSKQSKPLFSNKRKIHLSELMLEKCPFPAGSDLAQKWHLIKQHTAPVSPHSTFFDTFDPSLVSTEDEEDRLRERRRLSIEEGVDPPPNAQIHTFEATAQVNPLYKLGPKLAPGMTELTGDKTITPPGSCDSEEDTTTLCLQSRRQKQRQMSGESHGHISRQGAWKVHTQIDYIHCLVPDLLQITGNPCYWGVMDRYEAEALLEGKPEGTFLLRDSAQEDYLFSVSFRRYNRSLHARIEQWNHNFSFDAHDPCVFHSSTVTGLLEHYKDPSSCMFFEPLLTVSLNRTFPFSLQYICRAVICRCTTYDGIDDLPLPSMLQDFLKEYHYKQKVRVRWLEREPIKTK; encoded by the coding sequence ATGGATAAAGTGGGAAAGATGTGGAACAATTTCAAATACAGGTGCCAGAACCTCTTTAGTCATGAGGGTGGAAGCCAAAATGAGAGTATAGTTGTGAACTCCAATAATTGCTCATCTGGTAAAGAGAAAGCCATCCAGATAACTGACTTGACTCAAcaacagcccagcagcccttTGAGAGAAAACATTGCTTTGCAATTAGGCTTAAGTCCTTCAAAGAATTCAGCAAGGCGGAACCAAAACTGTGTCACAGAAATTCCTCAGATTGTTGAAATAAGCATTGAGAAAGAGAATGACTCATGTGTCACCACAGGAGCCAGGCTTGCTCGAAGGGACTCTTATTCTCGGCATGCTCCTTGGGGTGGGAAGAAGAAGCATTCCTGCTCTACCAAAACACAGAGCTCCTTGGATGGTGAAAAAAGATTTGGTAGAACACGAAGTGGTttgcagaggagggagagaaggtaTGGGGTGAGCTCAGTCCACGACATGGACGCGGTATCCAGCAGGACAGTAGGCAGCCGTTCTCTGCGGCAGCGTCTCCAAGATACTGTTGGGCTGTGTTTTCCCATGAGAACTTACAGCAAGCAGTCCAAACCTCTGTTTTCTAACAAAAGAAAGATCCACCTCTCTGAACTAATGCTTGAGAAAtgccctttccctgcaggctcAGATCTGGCCCAGAAGTGGCATCTGATTAAACAACACACAGCACCCGTGAGCCCTCATTCAACTTTCTTTGACACATTTGATCCTTCATTGGTTTCCacagaagatgaagaagatAGACTCAGAGAGAGACGTAGGCTTAGTATTGAAGAAGGGGTTGATCCCCCTCCCAATGCCCAAATACACACTTTTGAAGCTACAGCACAGGTAAATCCATTGTATAAACTGGGACCAAAGTTAGCCCCTGGTATGACTGAGCTGACCGGGGACAAAACCATAACACCTCCAGGGAGCTGTGACTCCGAAGAGGACACGACGACGCTTTGCCTGCAGTCGCGCCGGCAGAAGCAGCGTCAGATGTCAGGAGAGAGCCATGGCCATATCAGCAGGCAGGGGGCTTGGAAAGTGCACACTCAGATCGACTACATCCACTGCCTCGTGCCGGACTTGCTCCAGATCACAGGTAACCCGTGTTACTGGGGCGTCATGGACCGCTACGAAGCAGAAGCACTTCTGGAGGGGAAACCCGAAGGCACTTTTTTGCTCAGGGACTCTGCGCAGGAGGACTACCTCTTCTCGGTGAGCTTCCGCCGCTACAACCGCTCGCTGCACGCACGCATCGAGCAGTGGAACCACAACTTCAGCTTTGATGCCCACGACCCCTGTGTGTTCCACTCCTCCACTGTTACGGGGCTTCTGGAACACTACAAAGACCCCAGCTCTTGCATGTTTTTTGAACCCTTGCTCACTGTATCTCTGAACAGGACCTTCCCCTTTAGTCTGCAGTATATCTGCCGGGCGGTAATCTGCAGGTGCACTACGTACGATGGAATCGATGACCTTCCTCTACCCTCAATGTTGCAAGACTTTCTAAAGGAGTATCACTATAAACAAAAAGTCAGGGTGCGATGGCTGGAGCGGGAACCTataaaaacaaagtaa